Proteins encoded in a region of the Egibacteraceae bacterium genome:
- a CDS encoding NAD(P)(+) transhydrogenase (Re/Si-specific) subunit beta — protein sequence MTKVSVPRSRMPGERRVSVTPDAARQLVEAGVHVLVEAGAGAAAGYPDAGYEDAGARVSGDIGALWSDADIVITVGPLADNADLGGHEVDALAEHAVVVGFLAPHRDVEVVRTLAERKITACALELVPRISRAQRMDALSSQANLAGYRAGVTAAYRCDKHFPLSMTAAGTVRPARLVVLGAGVAGLQRPHTADPGHGLGDAAGLCGARPRGGGGRQLRADPRRRGGRPRGRARGRRAPARLGARARVVPAVRPQHPGVRAAAPRRAGPAAGVLGGTAAVTLVLSVLVGATTFSGSIVAELKLAGMLKAAPRIPVRTAVMAVLGVGGLALGLAATFATADAATGAGLVLAVLAVSLLAGGVLVLPIGGADMPVVIALLNSLSGLAAAATGFAIGNNLLVIVGTIVGAAGLILTQIMCKAMNRSLANVIAGGSQSGGAGDGDHDYQQVLSTHPDEAAMLLEAASSVVIVPGYGLAAARAQHTAYDLAKTLGERGTDVRFAIHPVAGRMPGHMNVVLAEADVPYEQLYELDQINHDFKNTDVVIVVGANDVVNPAAKTQADSPIAGMPILDVGDAGQVLVIKRSLSPGYSGIKNELFEADNTMMLFGDAKDILSQLSAELAQAAPV from the coding sequence ATGACGAAGGTCTCGGTGCCGCGTTCCCGCATGCCCGGGGAACGCCGCGTCTCGGTCACCCCCGACGCGGCCCGCCAGCTCGTGGAGGCGGGCGTGCATGTGCTGGTGGAGGCCGGCGCCGGGGCGGCAGCGGGCTACCCCGACGCGGGCTACGAGGACGCCGGGGCGCGGGTCAGCGGCGACATCGGTGCCCTCTGGTCGGACGCCGACATCGTCATCACCGTCGGGCCGCTCGCGGACAACGCCGACCTCGGTGGTCACGAGGTGGACGCGCTGGCCGAGCACGCCGTCGTCGTCGGGTTCCTCGCGCCCCACCGCGACGTCGAGGTGGTCCGCACGCTGGCCGAGCGCAAGATCACCGCCTGCGCGCTCGAGCTCGTCCCCCGCATCAGCCGGGCGCAGCGCATGGATGCCCTGTCGTCGCAGGCCAACCTCGCGGGCTACCGGGCGGGCGTGACCGCCGCGTACCGGTGCGACAAGCACTTCCCGCTGTCCATGACGGCTGCGGGGACCGTGCGTCCTGCCCGCCTGGTGGTCCTGGGGGCGGGCGTGGCGGGGCTGCAGCGCCCCCACACTGCTGACCCAGGACATGGTCTCGGGGATGCGGCCGGGCTCTGTGGTGCTCGACCTCGCGGCGGAGGAGGGCGGCAACTGCGTGCTGACCCGCGTCGGCGAGGAGGTCGACCACGGGGGCGTGCGCGTGGTCGGCGCGCACCAGCTCGCCTCGGAGCTCGCGCCCGAGTCGTCCCAGCTGTACGCCCGCAACATCCTGGAGTTCGTGCGGCTGCTCCTCGACGAGCAGGGCCGGCTGCGGGGGTGCTCGGCGGGACTGCCGCGGTGACACTGGTGCTGTCGGTGCTCGTCGGCGCGACGACGTTCTCCGGGAGCATCGTCGCCGAGCTCAAGCTCGCCGGCATGCTCAAGGCCGCCCCCCGCATCCCGGTGCGCACGGCGGTCATGGCGGTGCTCGGCGTCGGTGGGCTCGCCCTGGGGCTGGCGGCGACGTTCGCCACCGCCGACGCCGCGACCGGCGCGGGCCTCGTGCTCGCCGTGCTGGCCGTCAGCCTGCTCGCCGGCGGCGTGCTGGTCCTGCCCATCGGCGGCGCGGACATGCCGGTGGTCATCGCCCTGCTCAACTCCCTGTCCGGGCTCGCGGCTGCCGCGACCGGGTTCGCCATCGGCAACAACCTGCTCGTCATCGTCGGCACGATCGTCGGTGCGGCCGGACTGATCCTCACCCAGATCATGTGCAAGGCCATGAACCGGTCGTTGGCCAACGTCATCGCCGGCGGGTCCCAGAGCGGTGGTGCGGGTGACGGCGACCACGACTACCAGCAGGTCCTGTCCACCCACCCCGACGAGGCGGCCATGCTGCTGGAGGCCGCGTCGTCGGTGGTGATCGTGCCGGGCTACGGCCTCGCCGCGGCCCGTGCCCAGCACACCGCCTACGACCTCGCCAAGACGCTGGGCGAGCGGGGCACCGACGTGCGGTTCGCCATCCACCCCGTGGCCGGCCGGATGCCCGGGCACATGAACGTCGTGCTCGCCGAGGCCGACGTGCCCTACGAGCAGCTGTACGAGCTGGACCAGATCAACCACGACTTCAAGAACACCGATGTGGTGATCGTCGTCGGGGCCAACGACGTGGTCAACCCGGCGGCCAAGACCCAGGCGGACAGCCCGATCGCGGGCATGCCGATCCTCGACGTGGGCGACGCCGGCCAGGTGCTCGTCATCAAGCGCAGCCTGTCGCCGGGCTACTCGGGCATCAAGAACGAGCTCTTCGAGGCGGACAACACGATGATGCTCTTCGGTGACGCCAAGGACATCCTGAGCCAGCTGTCCGCCGAGCTGGCCCAAGCCGCCCCCGTGTGA
- a CDS encoding condensation domain-containing protein yields MSQRASRPAATPAREAFLADLDASGRFHRDNAVGRVFHPGAVSYREAVAENSVHLVWERGRLVAHVDRYSPVRFTKDGEAHYAFWRIAVHNVAGLVTDVLSLPRRQHSGDRCPTAGENIEIDADLLDEFLHGPDGSDAADVALDHLRRELLPRTDESVQYLSFNLVDEVVHLLDTPAQPWSVQLEVRVAGSLDEDRLRAAVDQALRRHPMGRARRAASQRAWNRNYWETPSELDVDPLQVSPQIDDAALAAARAAQHSEPISLSTSPPLRARLVRQDRGDVLLLTCHHAATDGTGALRLLTSIARAYAGDADPLPEVDLRAARDLMGNHAPADAVMRVRRYLALAERLRELVAPPARIARHQGRERPGYGFHHVRLSAEETQRLAGFEHAGDVDDLLVAALHLAVAAWNARHRRPCRRITVLVAANLRPRDLRDEMVGNFTMPARVSTTPRRRTSPAATLAAVTAQTSRKQRSGMGTSLLELLSWSWLLPLPVKRVLVDAFDQRFSDTAALSNLGRVADPPSFGGDLGAVDELWFSTPARMPLGLSLGAATVGTRLHLAFRYRHPQFGADAARRFAECYLDQLRRCVRCAPTGSPSV; encoded by the coding sequence ATGAGCCAACGAGCATCCCGCCCGGCAGCGACGCCCGCTCGGGAGGCGTTCCTGGCTGACCTCGACGCCAGCGGGCGCTTCCACCGGGACAACGCGGTCGGTCGGGTCTTTCACCCCGGGGCGGTCTCCTACCGCGAGGCGGTCGCCGAGAACAGCGTGCACCTGGTCTGGGAGCGCGGGCGCCTCGTCGCACACGTGGACCGGTACTCCCCGGTCCGCTTCACCAAGGACGGCGAGGCGCACTACGCCTTCTGGCGCATCGCCGTCCACAACGTCGCCGGGTTGGTCACCGATGTGCTCAGCCTCCCGCGCCGCCAGCACAGCGGTGACCGGTGCCCGACGGCGGGCGAGAACATCGAGATCGACGCCGATCTGCTCGACGAGTTCCTGCACGGCCCGGACGGCTCGGATGCGGCCGACGTGGCGCTCGATCACCTGCGTCGGGAGCTGCTGCCCCGCACCGACGAGAGCGTGCAGTACCTCTCGTTCAACCTCGTGGACGAAGTCGTGCACCTGCTCGACACGCCGGCGCAGCCGTGGAGCGTGCAGCTGGAGGTGCGCGTCGCCGGCAGCCTCGACGAGGACCGGTTGCGGGCGGCCGTCGATCAGGCGCTGCGTCGCCACCCGATGGGGCGCGCCCGCCGGGCGGCCTCCCAGCGCGCATGGAACCGCAACTACTGGGAGACGCCGTCCGAGCTCGACGTCGACCCGTTGCAGGTGAGCCCGCAGATCGACGACGCCGCGCTTGCGGCTGCACGGGCGGCACAGCACAGCGAACCGATCTCCCTGTCGACCTCGCCCCCGCTGCGTGCCCGCCTGGTGCGCCAAGACCGGGGCGACGTGCTGCTGCTGACGTGCCACCATGCGGCCACAGACGGGACCGGCGCGCTGCGGCTCCTGACCTCGATCGCCCGCGCCTACGCCGGTGACGCCGACCCGCTGCCCGAGGTGGACCTTCGCGCTGCCCGCGACCTCATGGGCAACCACGCTCCGGCCGATGCCGTCATGCGCGTCCGTCGGTACCTGGCCCTCGCGGAACGCCTGCGCGAGCTGGTCGCTCCGCCCGCCCGCATCGCCCGCCACCAGGGCCGCGAGCGGCCGGGGTACGGCTTCCACCACGTCCGTCTGAGCGCCGAGGAGACGCAGCGCCTCGCCGGCTTCGAGCACGCCGGCGACGTCGATGACCTGCTCGTTGCCGCCCTGCACCTGGCGGTCGCGGCGTGGAACGCGCGGCACCGTCGCCCGTGTCGCCGCATCACGGTGCTGGTCGCCGCGAACCTGCGCCCGCGCGACCTGCGCGACGAGATGGTGGGCAACTTCACCATGCCCGCACGGGTCTCCACCACCCCGCGCCGGCGGACGAGCCCGGCCGCGACCCTCGCGGCGGTCACGGCGCAGACCAGCCGCAAGCAGCGCAGCGGCATGGGCACGTCCCTGCTGGAGCTGCTGAGCTGGTCATGGCTGCTGCCCCTGCCGGTGAAACGCGTGTTGGTGGATGCGTTCGACCAGCGGTTCTCCGACACGGCCGCCCTGTCCAACCTCGGGCGGGTCGCCGATCCCCCCTCGTTCGGAGGCGATCTCGGAGCGGTGGACGAGCTGTGGTTCTCGACGCCTGCGAGGATGCCGCTGGGCCTGTCTCTCGGCGCTGCCACCGTGGGCACCCGGCTTCACCTCGCCTTTCGCTACCGCCACCCGCAGTTCGGTGCCGACGCCGCGCGCCGGTTCGCCGAGTGCTATCTGGACCAGCTGCGCCGGTGCGTGAGGTGTGCGCCCACGGGTAGTCCATCGGTATGA